One window of the Salvia hispanica cultivar TCC Black 2014 unplaced genomic scaffold, UniMelb_Shisp_WGS_1.0 HiC_scaffold_801, whole genome shotgun sequence genome contains the following:
- the LOC125200096 gene encoding GDSL esterase/lipase At1g33811-like, with protein sequence MPHSIIRNVHYFLLLNLVIFQFGGVVNASQVHCFFIFGDSLVDNGNNNYLNTTAKVNYSPYGIDFPAGPTGRFTNGRNTADFLGELLEIDRPLPPYANAEDRDRIHGVNFGSGGAGILDESGKHFGDVLTMSEQLSNHEAIVERLAELFGDRKLSLQHLSNCTYYVGMGNNDYLGNYLPKYYASTTKYSPKQFASLAIAQYSKHLLRLYKNGGRKVAVNGLGKLGCIPQQTAKYPVSPLTGCVETSNAAVDIFNEKLKKLIKTLNLLPGARFLYVSEITDNPSYGNITVVGKPCCEVSEDSLGHCVEGSTPCSNRDEYYFWDSFHPTEAATSLSAKIIYDAMSPLLQSTTTDAAATPLVDVA encoded by the exons ATGCCTCATTCTATAATTAGAAATGTACACTATTTTCTGCTACTAAATCTTGTAATTTTCCAATTTGGTGGCGTTGTCAATGCATCACAAGTTCattgtttcttcattttcGGAGATTCATTGGTCGACAATGGCAATAACAATTACCTCAACACAACCGCCAAGGTCAATTACTCCCCTTACGGCATTGATTTCCCGGCCGGCCCCACCGGCAGATTCACCAACGGCCGAAATACCGCAGATTTCCTTG GTGAACTACTGGAGATAGACAGACCCCTTCCCCCATACGCCAATGCTGAAGATAGGGACAGAATCCACGGCGTCAACTTTGGCTCGGGTGGAGCAGGAATTCTCGATGAATCCGGGAAACACTTC GGAGATGTGTTGACTATGAGCGAGCAACTGTCGAATCATGAGGCCATAGTTGAGAGATTGGCCGAATTGTTTGGGGACAGAAAATTAAGCTTGCAACATCTTAGCAACTGTACATACTACGTGGGAATGGGCAACAACGACTACCTTGGCAACTATCTCCCCAAATACTACGCCTCCACCACTAAATACTCTCCCAAACAGTTTGCTTCTCTCGCCATCGCCCAATACTCTAAGCACCTTCTT AGGCTATACAAGAACGGAGGGAGGAAAGTAGCCGTGAACGGACTCGGAAAATTAGGGTGCATTCCGCAGCAGACGGCCAAGTACCCTGTCTCGCCATTGACAGGGTGCGTGGAGACGAGCAACGCGGCCGTGGACATCTTCAACGAGAAActcaagaaattaataaaaacgttGAACCTCCTCCCCGGCGCCAGATTCCTGTACGTCAGTGAAATCACGGACAACCCGTCGTACGGCAATATAACGGTGGTCGGAAAACCATGTTGCGAGGTGTCGGAGGATTCACTAGGGCACTGTGTTGAGGGAAGCACGCCGTGCAGCAACAGAGATGAATACTATTTCTGGGATTCATTTCATCCAACTGAGGCTGCCACTTCCTTGTCCGCAAAGATTATCTACGATGCTATGTCGCCATTATTGCAGTCTACAACTACTGATGCTGCTGCTACCCCTCTTGTTGATGTTGCCTGA